One genomic region from Pseudomonas hormoni encodes:
- a CDS encoding acyl-CoA thioesterase, producing MNFHTRKWVKPEDLNPNGTLFGGSLLRWIDEEAAIYAIVQLGNQRVVTKYISEINFVSASRQGDIIELGITATEFGRTSITLTCEVRNKITRKSILTVEKMVFVNLGEDGLPAPHGRTEIKYVKDQFQDDGITE from the coding sequence ATGAATTTCCACACCCGCAAATGGGTAAAACCCGAAGACCTCAACCCCAACGGCACGCTGTTCGGCGGCAGCCTGTTGCGCTGGATCGACGAAGAAGCGGCGATCTACGCGATCGTCCAGTTGGGCAATCAACGCGTGGTCACCAAGTACATTTCCGAAATCAACTTCGTCAGCGCTTCGCGCCAGGGCGACATCATCGAACTGGGCATCACCGCCACCGAGTTCGGCCGTACGTCGATCACCCTGACCTGCGAAGTGCGTAACAAGATCACCCGCAAAAGCATCCTGACGGTGGAGAAGATGGTCTTCGTCAATCTGGGTGAGGACGGCTTGCCTGCGCCGCATGGCCGGACCGAGATCAAGTACGTCAAGGATCAGTTTCAGGATGATGGCATCACCGAGTGA
- a CDS encoding formate/nitrite transporter family protein, producing the protein MDTQKEGKTPDLSAKEQHEVEKNQPPRAAVLHEIIRTQGDQELERSVAALWWSALAAGLTMGLSLMAMGLLNSRLPDAEGFKVIASFGYCAGFLAVILARQQLFTENTLTAVLPIMSKPTLGNFGRLLRLWSVVLVGNLCGTLLVAYVMLHLPIFDSKTDLAFLDIGRKVMENDASQMFAKGIVSGWMIATMVWMIPSMESAKMWIIILITYFMALGDFTHIVVGSAEVSYLVFAGELPWKDFWLVFAGPTLAGNIIGGSFIFALISHAQIRSESGAPKEKGSEARKTADEDARP; encoded by the coding sequence ATGGACACGCAAAAAGAAGGCAAGACCCCCGACCTCTCGGCGAAAGAACAGCATGAGGTCGAAAAAAACCAGCCTCCACGCGCAGCGGTGCTGCACGAAATCATCCGCACCCAAGGCGACCAGGAGCTTGAGCGCAGCGTCGCCGCGCTGTGGTGGTCGGCGTTGGCCGCCGGCCTGACCATGGGGCTTTCGCTGATGGCCATGGGGTTGCTCAATTCCCGCCTGCCGGACGCCGAAGGCTTCAAGGTCATCGCCAGTTTCGGCTACTGCGCCGGTTTTCTCGCGGTGATCCTCGCCCGCCAGCAACTGTTCACCGAAAACACCCTGACGGCCGTGCTGCCGATCATGAGCAAACCCACACTGGGTAACTTCGGCCGGTTACTGCGGTTGTGGTCGGTGGTGTTGGTGGGCAACCTCTGTGGCACGCTGCTGGTAGCGTATGTGATGCTGCATCTGCCGATTTTCGACAGCAAGACCGACCTGGCCTTCCTCGACATCGGCCGCAAGGTCATGGAAAACGATGCCAGCCAGATGTTCGCCAAGGGCATCGTCTCGGGCTGGATGATCGCCACCATGGTCTGGATGATCCCGTCCATGGAGAGCGCCAAGATGTGGATCATCATCCTCATCACCTATTTCATGGCGCTGGGGGACTTCACCCACATCGTGGTCGGTTCGGCCGAGGTTTCGTATCTGGTCTTTGCCGGGGAACTGCCGTGGAAGGATTTCTGGCTGGTGTTCGCCGGTCCGACGCTGGCGGGCAACATCATCGGTGGCAGCTTTATTTTTGCGCTGATCAGCCATGCGCAGATTCGCAGTGAAAGCGGCGCGCCTAAAGAGAAGGGAAGCGAAGCCAGGAAGACCGCTGACGAGGACGCCAGGCCATGA
- the ahcY gene encoding adenosylhomocysteinase: MSAVITPADFNDYKVADMSLAAWGRRETIIAESEMPALMGLRRKYSAEQPLKGAKILGCIHMTIQTAVLIETLVALGAEVRWSSCNIFSTQDQAAAAIAAAGIPVFAWKGETEEEYEWCLEQTILKDGAPWDANMILDDGGDLTELLHKKYPAILDRVHGVTEETTTGVHRLLDMLAKGELKIPAINVNDSVTKSKNDNKYGCRHSLNDAIKRGTDHLLSGKQALVIGYGDVGKGSAQSLRQEGMIVKVSEVDPICAMQACMDGYELVSPFIDGINDGTEASIDKALLGKIDLIVTTTGNVNVCDANMLKALKKRAVVCNIGHFDNEIDTAFMRKNWAWEEVKPQVHKIHRTGPGAFDAQNDDYLILLAEGRLVNLGNATGHPSRIMDGSFANQVLAQIFLFGQKYADLSPAQKAERLTVEVLPKKLDEEVALEMVRGFGGVVTQLTKTQADYIGVTVEGPFKPHAYRY; this comes from the coding sequence ATGAGCGCTGTTATCACGCCTGCAGATTTTAACGATTACAAAGTCGCCGACATGTCCCTGGCTGCCTGGGGCCGTCGCGAAACCATCATCGCTGAATCCGAAATGCCAGCCCTGATGGGTCTGCGCCGCAAGTACTCCGCCGAGCAACCGCTCAAAGGCGCGAAAATCCTCGGCTGCATCCACATGACCATTCAGACTGCCGTGCTGATCGAAACCCTGGTTGCCCTGGGTGCCGAAGTGCGTTGGTCGTCCTGCAACATTTTCTCGACTCAGGACCAGGCCGCTGCCGCTATCGCTGCTGCCGGTATTCCGGTTTTCGCCTGGAAAGGCGAAACTGAAGAAGAGTACGAGTGGTGCCTGGAGCAAACCATCCTGAAAGATGGCGCGCCTTGGGATGCCAACATGATCCTCGACGACGGCGGCGACCTGACCGAGCTGCTGCACAAGAAATACCCGGCGATCCTGGACCGCGTCCACGGCGTCACCGAAGAAACCACCACCGGCGTTCACCGCCTGCTGGACATGCTGGCCAAGGGCGAGCTGAAAATCCCGGCCATCAACGTCAACGACTCGGTGACCAAGAGCAAGAACGACAACAAGTATGGCTGCCGTCACAGCCTGAACGACGCGATCAAGCGCGGCACCGACCACCTGCTGTCCGGCAAGCAAGCGCTGGTCATCGGTTACGGTGACGTGGGCAAGGGCTCCGCTCAGTCCCTGCGTCAGGAAGGCATGATCGTTAAAGTCTCCGAAGTCGACCCGATCTGCGCCATGCAAGCCTGCATGGACGGCTACGAGCTGGTTTCGCCGTTCATCGACGGCATCAACGACGGCACCGAAGCAAGCATCGACAAAGCGCTGCTGGGCAAGATCGACCTGATCGTGACCACCACCGGCAACGTCAATGTTTGCGACGCGAACATGCTCAAAGCCCTGAAGAAGCGTGCTGTTGTCTGCAACATCGGTCACTTCGACAACGAAATCGACACCGCTTTCATGCGCAAGAACTGGGCATGGGAAGAAGTGAAGCCGCAGGTTCACAAAATCCACCGTACCGGTCCTGGCGCATTCGATGCCCAGAACGACGACTACCTGATCCTGCTGGCCGAAGGCCGTCTGGTTAACCTGGGTAACGCAACCGGTCACCCAAGCCGCATCATGGACGGTTCGTTCGCCAACCAGGTTCTGGCGCAGATCTTCCTGTTCGGCCAGAAGTACGCCGACCTGTCGCCAGCCCAGAAAGCCGAGCGCCTGACCGTTGAAGTACTGCCGAAGAAACTCGACGAAGAAGTGGCCCTGGAAATGGTCCGCGGTTTCGGCGGCGTCGTGACTCAACTGACCAAGACCCAGGCCGACTACATCGGCGTGACTGTTGAAGGTCCGTTCAAGCCGCACGCTTACCGCTACTGA
- a CDS encoding patatin-like phospholipase family protein, with protein MPISVNSHLTSIRPASISSVPPAASPTHSIDHDWGDFITGATRTVQGKCEILAQPPTDRGLSIRRFENGVVEMDLKLPDIERLVLSGGGAKGVAFSGMVKALEESGALGKIRIISGSSAGAISAAFLASGMGHADFDKMSDETNLVSLLDSQSKVLGPIQHASSTLGKGIAKIPGKAGTIGRLLFDLLPRFQSKALPLEALIREKMVESVQSHFNHSLEGLPRPLSRADDALEQIEQNRYVTFDNLAALSEEKPQIKQLHITGTAMFDERPQMVVFNASLTPDLDVARAAHISGSLPVVFQKPTEQQLPFQADGERTAFQDGGIMLNTPVMDLYEPQFPMSAIPESDQLILKFQSGNAGKKNDRGTLSSAMADKFVGVRYSARDAQEANGIKTFASKTVTVPLRTEKGDFTGALQGTVNFSMPLEHKNHLQQKLQLEVGNYLGRRDHKETYTFNSIGGALLALDDPLFEAVALELKNDEGSTAVITFRQQAQQALTDLKNALVDAKATTNDTLTLTTEMRKAMASLDQIGDVPGKIDWLAKKLNHENDPDYIELLQAVKRMDAGATGPKSVVMTEAIKEMGQRDIVTKTENFIREVIYPSLYRSRQPDVNVKLLNQAIVDLREARSDKDYNVVLSRIADRYVSRTALSSSRPSHSTTVDQARAWLIPDR; from the coding sequence ATGCCCATTTCCGTCAACAGCCATCTAACTTCGATACGTCCTGCAAGCATCTCGAGCGTCCCCCCTGCGGCCTCACCTACTCATTCGATAGACCATGACTGGGGTGATTTCATAACGGGGGCTACGCGAACCGTTCAAGGTAAGTGCGAAATACTGGCGCAACCACCTACCGATCGAGGGCTGTCGATTCGTCGTTTTGAAAACGGCGTGGTCGAAATGGACCTCAAGCTCCCCGATATCGAACGCCTGGTACTCAGCGGCGGCGGCGCCAAGGGCGTCGCCTTCTCCGGTATGGTCAAAGCGCTGGAGGAGAGTGGAGCCTTGGGCAAGATCCGAATCATCTCCGGCTCGTCAGCCGGCGCTATTTCTGCGGCTTTCCTGGCCAGCGGCATGGGTCACGCAGACTTCGACAAGATGTCGGACGAAACCAACCTCGTTTCGCTGCTCGACAGTCAGAGCAAAGTGCTGGGACCGATACAGCACGCCAGCTCCACCCTTGGCAAAGGCATCGCAAAGATCCCGGGCAAAGCCGGCACCATCGGCAGGTTACTGTTCGATCTGTTACCTCGTTTCCAATCCAAAGCCCTGCCGCTGGAAGCACTGATCCGCGAAAAAATGGTTGAGTCGGTCCAGTCACACTTCAACCACTCCCTGGAAGGTTTACCGCGGCCACTTTCTAGAGCGGACGACGCATTGGAACAAATAGAACAAAACCGTTATGTGACCTTCGACAATCTGGCCGCGCTTAGCGAAGAGAAGCCTCAAATCAAGCAACTGCACATCACCGGCACGGCCATGTTTGACGAACGCCCCCAGATGGTGGTGTTCAATGCCAGTCTGACCCCGGACCTGGACGTGGCTCGTGCGGCGCATATTTCAGGTTCATTGCCCGTCGTATTCCAAAAGCCTACGGAACAACAATTACCCTTTCAGGCTGACGGAGAGCGGACTGCATTTCAGGACGGGGGGATCATGCTCAATACACCGGTCATGGATCTTTACGAGCCTCAATTCCCGATGAGCGCAATTCCCGAAAGCGATCAGTTGATTCTCAAGTTTCAGAGCGGGAACGCCGGCAAAAAAAACGATCGCGGCACATTGTCTTCGGCCATGGCCGACAAGTTCGTCGGCGTACGCTACTCGGCTCGGGATGCACAAGAAGCCAATGGCATCAAAACATTCGCAAGTAAAACCGTCACTGTTCCTCTGAGGACCGAAAAGGGTGACTTCACGGGGGCGTTACAAGGCACCGTCAACTTCAGCATGCCGCTAGAGCACAAAAACCACCTGCAGCAGAAACTGCAACTTGAAGTTGGTAACTACTTGGGGCGCCGTGACCATAAAGAAACGTACACCTTCAACTCCATTGGCGGTGCACTGCTGGCGCTGGATGATCCGCTGTTCGAAGCGGTGGCGCTTGAGCTGAAGAACGATGAGGGTTCCACAGCCGTCATCACCTTCCGGCAGCAAGCCCAACAGGCGCTGACAGATCTGAAAAACGCCCTGGTTGATGCAAAAGCCACAACGAATGACACGCTGACACTCACCACAGAAATGCGTAAAGCGATGGCGAGCCTGGATCAGATCGGCGACGTTCCAGGAAAAATCGATTGGCTGGCGAAAAAGCTCAACCACGAAAACGATCCGGATTACATCGAGCTGTTGCAAGCCGTTAAACGCATGGATGCCGGGGCTACAGGGCCAAAGTCCGTGGTAATGACCGAGGCGATCAAGGAAATGGGCCAGCGCGACATCGTCACCAAGACTGAAAACTTCATTCGCGAAGTGATTTACCCCTCCCTGTATCGCTCTCGTCAGCCCGACGTCAACGTCAAGCTGTTGAACCAGGCCATCGTTGACTTGCGAGAAGCCCGGAGCGACAAGGATTACAACGTTGTACTGAGTCGAATTGCCGATCGGTACGTCTCCCGCACTGCCCTGTCCTCATCGCGCCCTTCCCACTCGACAACAGTCGATCAGGCCCGCGCATGGCTGATCCCTGACAGATAA